The following proteins are encoded in a genomic region of Kineosporiaceae bacterium:
- a CDS encoding carbonic anhydrase produces MVTDGAPQISPARAWAALARGNERFVAGRPEHPNQDQSRRADTAGRKQTPFAVVFGCMDSRVAAEIVFDRGLGDLAVIRTAGHVVDSSVLGSLEFGVVALGIPLVVVLGHDQCGAIAAAMDAHTHGTMPRGYLREIVERLTSSLVTTRQGGRPIEEVDAMEVMEQHVRHTVHLIAERSTAIAERIADGRCAIAGADYCLNEGRVQLLDAVGDLGPVEQS; encoded by the coding sequence ATGGTCACTGATGGTGCTCCGCAGATCTCCCCGGCACGCGCGTGGGCGGCTCTGGCCCGAGGCAACGAGCGATTCGTCGCGGGGCGCCCCGAACACCCCAATCAGGATCAGTCGCGGCGGGCCGACACCGCCGGTCGCAAGCAGACGCCGTTCGCCGTGGTCTTCGGGTGCATGGACTCGCGCGTCGCCGCCGAGATCGTCTTCGACCGGGGGCTGGGCGACCTGGCGGTCATCCGTACCGCCGGCCACGTGGTCGACAGCAGTGTCCTCGGCTCGCTGGAATTCGGTGTCGTGGCCCTGGGCATCCCGCTCGTGGTGGTGCTCGGCCACGACCAGTGCGGCGCCATCGCGGCGGCCATGGACGCCCACACCCACGGCACGATGCCCCGCGGGTACCTGCGCGAGATCGTCGAGCGGTTGACCTCCAGTCTGGTGACCACGCGCCAGGGCGGCCGCCCGATCGAGGAGGTGGACGCCATGGAGGTCATGGAGCAGCACGTCCGCCACACCGTCCACCTGATCGCCGAACGTTCCACGGCGATCGCCGAGCGCATCGCCGACGGGCGGTGTGCCATCGCCGGCGCGGACTACTGCCTCAACGAGGGCCGGGTGCAGTTGCTGGACGCGGTGGGCGACCTCGGCCCCGTCGAGCAGAGCTGA
- a CDS encoding PAS domain-containing protein, whose amino-acid sequence MARPSGSGPSSGRQRVRTSRIVPTGTIREFGSEEIIVSKTDLKGIIRYTNEVFSRVAGYSREELIGSPHSLIRHPDMPGGVFRYLWQRIESGHEVFALVKNLCKDGAGYWVLAHVTPSFDRAGHIVGYHSNRRRPEHGWISAIEPLYARMRAIESGHQRPAVAAEASLEALGRELADLQTTYDAYIWQLIRHRDNGVRAVTA is encoded by the coding sequence ATGGCCAGACCATCGGGGAGTGGGCCAAGTTCTGGGAGGCAACGCGTGCGCACGTCTCGAATCGTTCCCACAGGAACGATCCGTGAGTTCGGATCCGAGGAGATCATCGTCTCGAAGACAGACCTGAAGGGGATCATCCGGTATACCAACGAGGTCTTCAGCAGAGTCGCCGGCTACTCGCGCGAGGAACTGATCGGCTCCCCTCACAGCCTGATCCGCCACCCTGACATGCCCGGCGGGGTGTTCCGCTACCTCTGGCAGAGGATCGAGTCCGGCCACGAGGTCTTCGCCCTGGTCAAGAATCTGTGCAAGGACGGCGCCGGGTACTGGGTGCTGGCACACGTCACCCCCAGCTTCGACCGGGCCGGCCACATCGTCGGCTACCACTCCAATCGGCGCCGACCCGAGCACGGCTGGATCAGCGCCATCGAGCCGCTCTACGCCCGGATGCGGGCGATCGAGAGCGGTCACCAGCGCCCCGCCGTGGCCGCCGAGGCCTCCCTGGAGGCGCTCGGCCGCGAGCTCGCCGACCTGCAGACCACCTACGACGCCTACATCTGGCAGCTGATTCGCCATCGTGACAACGGTGTCAGAGCGGTGACCGCATGA
- a CDS encoding chemotaxis protein, with amino-acid sequence MTVDDAFARLDQVLEAAAHGNLELRVGALDAGDPRVERLGAHLDQALDVVDAFVRESGASLTAAAEGRHYREFLVRGMPGTFRDGAARINRARGAIEDASDEITEQRLVRSRLAASAVDASTQVASASTELGASAGSLAISARAAVEQVGSALHTMQSLEQTSAAIQRAVDLIRQVASQTRMLALNATIEAARAGDAGRGFAVVATEVRSLADETATSSDDIMQQVGAAQAASADASAAISAISAAIRDIDSQVEGISQAAGDLSGLAESLSSDIGRFADHV; translated from the coding sequence ATGACCGTCGACGATGCCTTCGCCCGGCTCGACCAGGTACTCGAGGCCGCCGCCCACGGCAACCTCGAGCTGCGGGTCGGCGCCTTGGACGCCGGGGACCCCCGCGTCGAGCGCCTGGGGGCACACCTCGACCAGGCCCTGGACGTGGTGGACGCCTTCGTGCGGGAGTCGGGAGCCTCGCTCACCGCGGCCGCCGAGGGCCGCCACTATCGCGAGTTCCTGGTGCGCGGCATGCCCGGTACGTTTCGGGACGGCGCGGCGCGGATCAACCGGGCCCGTGGTGCCATCGAGGACGCCTCGGACGAGATCACCGAGCAGCGCCTGGTACGCAGCAGGCTGGCCGCCTCGGCCGTCGACGCCTCGACGCAGGTCGCGTCGGCCTCGACCGAACTGGGTGCCTCGGCGGGCAGCCTGGCCATCTCGGCCCGCGCTGCGGTCGAGCAGGTGGGCTCGGCCCTGCACACGATGCAGTCGCTGGAGCAGACCAGCGCGGCGATTCAGCGCGCCGTGGATCTGATCCGCCAGGTCGCCTCGCAGACCCGCATGCTGGCCCTCAACGCGACGATCGAGGCAGCGCGCGCCGGGGACGCCGGGCGCGGTTTCGCGGTGGTGGCCACCGAGGTGCGCTCCCTGGCCGACGAGACGGCGACGTCCTCCGACGACATCATGCAACAAGTGGGTGCCGCGCAGGCGGCGTCCGCCGATGCCTCAGCGGCCATCTCGGCGATCTCCGCCGCCATCCGGGACATCGACTCTCAGGTCGAGGGCATCAGTCAGGCCGCCGGGGATCTGTCGGGCCTGGCCGAGTCGCTCAGCTCCGACATCGGACGGTTCGCCGACCACGTCTGA
- a CDS encoding PhoH family protein, with amino-acid sequence MATTRRTTRPSTEIGQRRTFVLDTSVLLADPRALTRFAEHEVVVPVVVIIELEAKRHHPELGYFARQSLRMLDDLRVQYGRLDAPIPIGTSGGRLRVELNHADPGVLPAGFRMGDNDSRILAVARNLAADGRHVTLVSKDLPMRVKASAVGLEAEEYEPESPVESGWTGMAEIEISADEMAELYAGQPLAVPAAHDLPCHTGLVVLSPRGSALGRVTPDKQIRLVRGDRDVFGVHGRSAEQRVAIELLLDPEIGIVSLGGRAGTGKSALALCAGIESVMERRQHRKVMVFRPLYAVGGQDLGYLPGTEAEKMNPWGQAVFDTLGALVSQEVVEEVIDRGMLEVLPLTHIRGRSLHDAYVVVDEAQSLERNVLLTVLSRVGQNSRVVLTHDVAQRDNLRVGRHDGVAAVIEALKGHPLFAHVTLTRSERSPVAALVTELLEGLEP; translated from the coding sequence ATGGCCACTACCAGGCGCACCACCCGTCCATCGACCGAGATCGGTCAACGTCGCACCTTCGTGTTGGACACCTCGGTGTTGTTGGCCGACCCCCGGGCTCTCACCCGCTTCGCGGAGCACGAGGTGGTCGTCCCGGTGGTGGTGATCATCGAGCTGGAGGCCAAGCGACATCACCCCGAACTCGGCTACTTCGCCCGGCAGTCGCTGCGCATGCTGGATGACCTGCGGGTGCAGTACGGCCGCTTGGACGCGCCGATCCCGATCGGGACGAGCGGTGGCCGGCTGCGCGTCGAACTGAACCATGCCGACCCCGGTGTCCTGCCGGCGGGGTTCCGCATGGGGGACAACGACTCCCGCATCCTGGCGGTGGCGCGCAATCTCGCCGCCGACGGGCGCCATGTGACGCTGGTGAGCAAGGACCTGCCGATGCGGGTCAAGGCCTCGGCCGTGGGCCTGGAGGCCGAGGAGTACGAGCCGGAGAGCCCGGTCGAGAGCGGCTGGACCGGGATGGCCGAGATCGAGATCTCGGCCGATGAGATGGCCGAGTTGTACGCCGGCCAACCACTCGCCGTCCCGGCCGCTCATGACCTGCCGTGCCATACCGGTCTGGTGGTGCTCTCACCGCGCGGTTCGGCGCTGGGTCGGGTCACGCCGGACAAGCAGATCCGGCTGGTACGCGGCGACCGTGACGTGTTCGGGGTGCACGGGCGCAGCGCCGAGCAGCGGGTGGCGATCGAGCTGTTGCTCGACCCGGAGATCGGCATCGTCTCGCTCGGCGGCCGGGCGGGGACCGGCAAGTCGGCGCTCGCCCTGTGCGCCGGCATCGAATCGGTGATGGAGCGCCGCCAGCACCGCAAGGTGATGGTGTTCCGCCCGCTGTACGCCGTGGGTGGTCAGGACCTGGGCTATCTGCCCGGTACCGAGGCCGAGAAGATGAACCCCTGGGGCCAGGCGGTCTTCGACACCCTGGGTGCGCTGGTCTCGCAGGAGGTGGTCGAGGAGGTCATCGACCGCGGCATGCTCGAAGTGCTGCCGCTGACCCATATTCGGGGCCGGTCACTGCACGACGCCTACGTGGTGGTCGACGAGGCGCAGTCGCTCGAGCGCAACGTACTGCTGACGGTGCTGTCCCGGGTCGGGCAGAACAGCAGGGTCGTGCTGACGCACGACGTGGCCCAACGCGACAACCTGCGCGTGGGGCGGCACGACGGCGTGGCCGCGGTGATCGAGGCGCTCAAGGGGCACCCGTTGTTCGCTCACGTCACCCTCACCCGGTCGGAGCGGTCGCCGGTGGCGGCCCTGGTCACGGAGCTGCTCGAGGGACTCGAGCCCTGA
- a CDS encoding isoprenyl transferase codes for MGLRSLLYGLYERRLTATLNPSAIPRHVGVLVDGNRRWARAYGTDTAEGHRAGAANVLEFLGWCEQVGIQHVTLWLLSTDNLSRPASELAPLLGIIEDLVCRIAGTGRWRVHPVGSLDLLPPSLAHVLKEHEDATRDVTGMHVNVAVGYGGRREIADAVRSLLHQHAAQGTSIEELAEILDVEHIAEHLYTRGQPDPDLVIRTSGEQRLSGFLLWQSAHSEFYFCEALWPDFRKVDFLRALRAYAERERRYGT; via the coding sequence ATGGGTCTGCGCTCTCTGCTGTACGGATTGTACGAGCGCCGGCTCACCGCGACCCTGAACCCCTCGGCGATACCCCGACATGTGGGCGTCCTGGTCGACGGCAATCGGCGCTGGGCACGCGCCTACGGCACCGACACCGCGGAGGGGCACCGGGCCGGGGCCGCCAACGTGCTCGAGTTCCTCGGCTGGTGCGAGCAGGTCGGGATCCAGCACGTCACCTTGTGGCTGTTGTCGACCGACAACCTGTCGCGGCCGGCCTCCGAGCTCGCCCCCTTGCTGGGAATCATCGAGGATCTGGTCTGCCGCATCGCCGGCACCGGCCGCTGGCGGGTCCACCCCGTCGGATCACTCGACCTGCTGCCCCCCTCGCTCGCGCACGTGCTCAAGGAGCACGAGGACGCCACACGCGACGTGACCGGCATGCACGTGAACGTGGCGGTCGGCTACGGCGGACGGCGCGAGATCGCCGACGCCGTCCGCTCGCTGTTGCACCAGCACGCCGCTCAGGGCACCTCGATCGAGGAACTCGCCGAGATCCTGGACGTCGAGCACATCGCCGAGCACCTCTACACCCGCGGCCAGCCGGACCCCGATCTGGTCATCCGCACCTCGGGGGAGCAGCGGCTGTCCGGCTTCCTGCTCTGGCAGAGCGCCCACAGTGAGTTCTACTTCTGTGAGGCGTTGTGGCCCGACTTCCGCAAGGTCGATTTCCTGCGGGCGCTGCGGGCCTACGCCGAACGAGAGCGTCGTTACGGTACCTGA
- a CDS encoding hemolysin III family protein, translating into MDDDRLLPRPKLRGWLHAVTAPAALAYGIVLVIISRHTAARVSVGVFAGSAALLFAVSATFHRRQWGPRMHAVLQRLDHASIFLVIAGSYTPFSVLLLPAGQARTLLILVWGGALAGIAFRVFWLHAPRWLYTPTYILLGWAALAFAPDFLASGQPWAIAMAATGGVLYTIGGVIYGIRRPDPSPRWFGFHEIFHALTVAAFAAHAVGVGLAAHSAGA; encoded by the coding sequence ATGGACGACGATCGGCTCCTTCCGCGACCCAAGCTGCGCGGTTGGCTGCATGCCGTCACCGCTCCGGCGGCCCTGGCCTACGGCATCGTCCTGGTGATCATCAGTCGCCACACCGCAGCGCGGGTGTCGGTCGGGGTCTTCGCCGGTTCGGCCGCCCTGCTCTTCGCCGTCAGCGCCACGTTCCACCGCCGCCAATGGGGTCCGCGCATGCACGCCGTGCTGCAGCGCCTCGACCACGCGAGCATCTTCCTGGTGATCGCCGGCAGCTACACCCCGTTCAGCGTGCTGTTGCTGCCCGCCGGCCAGGCCCGCACCCTGCTCATCCTGGTGTGGGGCGGCGCGCTGGCCGGCATCGCGTTTCGCGTGTTCTGGCTGCACGCGCCACGCTGGCTCTACACCCCGACCTACATCCTGCTCGGCTGGGCAGCGCTGGCCTTCGCGCCGGACTTCCTGGCCTCCGGCCAACCGTGGGCGATCGCGATGGCGGCCACCGGCGGAGTGCTCTACACGATCGGGGGCGTGATCTACGGGATCCGCCGCCCCGACCCCTCGCCCCGATGGTTCGGCTTCCACGAGATCTTCCACGCGCTCACCGTGGCCGCGTTCGCCGCCCATGCCGTGGGCGTCGGCCTCGCCGCCCACTCCGCCGGGGCCTGA
- the mca gene encoding mycothiol conjugate amidase Mca: protein MADRLRLMSVHAHPDDESSKGAATLARYAAEGVDVLVVTCTGGERGDVLNPALKDDPDVLRDIAEFRRHEMARAAEALGVRHQWLGFVDSGLPEGDPLPPLPEGCFALEPLHVAAAPLVRLVRAFRPHVMITYDENGGYPHPDHIMCHKVSVEAFDAAGDETRYPHAGDPWQPLKLYYDRGFSWAKLTALHQAILDAGLESPFAEWLERWAQSREEAAAAGREADPPVTTQIHCADHFEARDRALLAHATQIDPQGWFFSIPLELQRRVWPTEDFQLARSLVDAPTPEDDLFAGVDERVRV from the coding sequence ATGGCGGACAGGCTCCGGCTGATGTCGGTGCACGCCCATCCGGACGACGAGTCCAGCAAGGGAGCGGCCACCCTGGCCCGGTACGCCGCCGAGGGCGTGGACGTCCTGGTGGTCACCTGTACCGGCGGAGAGCGCGGCGACGTCCTGAACCCGGCCTTGAAGGACGACCCCGACGTGCTGCGGGACATCGCCGAGTTCCGTCGGCACGAGATGGCCCGGGCCGCCGAGGCCCTGGGTGTGCGGCACCAGTGGCTGGGTTTCGTCGACTCCGGTCTGCCCGAGGGCGATCCGCTGCCGCCGCTGCCCGAGGGGTGCTTCGCCCTGGAGCCGCTGCACGTCGCGGCGGCGCCCTTGGTGCGGTTGGTGCGGGCGTTCCGTCCCCACGTCATGATCACCTACGACGAGAACGGCGGCTATCCGCACCCCGACCACATCATGTGCCACAAGGTCTCGGTCGAGGCCTTCGACGCTGCCGGCGACGAGACCCGCTACCCGCACGCGGGTGACCCGTGGCAACCGCTGAAGCTCTACTACGACCGTGGCTTCTCGTGGGCGAAGCTGACCGCGCTGCACCAGGCCATCCTGGACGCCGGGCTGGAGTCGCCGTTCGCCGAGTGGTTGGAACGCTGGGCGCAGTCGCGCGAGGAGGCCGCCGCCGCGGGGCGGGAGGCCGACCCGCCGGTGACGACGCAGATCCACTGTGCGGACCATTTCGAGGCTCGCGACCGAGCCTTGCTGGCCCATGCCACGCAGATCGATCCCCAGGGATGGTTCTTCTCCATCCCCCTGGAGCTGCAACGGCGGGTGTGGCCGACCGAGGACTTTCAACTGGCGCGATCCCTGGTGGACGCACCGACCCCCGAGGACGACCTGTTCGCCGGGGTGGATGAACGAGTGAGGGTGTGA
- a CDS encoding DUF4307 domain-containing protein, which translates to MADADAADAQQVHTASPSLDRSADRGVPMSSSELLAQRYGLPTGAKRSRSTLMVLLVAFVVIGVAFAVWGAASRDRANVYSTDLGLSEVSVDSVTVTFQISLPAGRTAACTVRAVNVGLVEVGRKDVRVGPSESGQVRTSVTLRTTERADGGGVKACVLD; encoded by the coding sequence ATGGCCGATGCCGATGCTGCCGATGCACAGCAGGTGCACACCGCCAGCCCGAGCCTCGACCGCAGCGCCGATCGCGGAGTCCCGATGAGTTCCTCCGAGCTGCTGGCCCAGCGTTACGGCCTGCCCACCGGCGCGAAGCGCTCGCGCAGCACTCTCATGGTGCTGCTGGTGGCGTTCGTCGTCATCGGCGTGGCCTTCGCGGTCTGGGGCGCGGCCTCGCGCGACCGGGCCAACGTCTACTCGACCGACCTCGGTCTCAGCGAGGTGTCCGTCGACAGCGTCACCGTCACCTTCCAGATCAGCCTGCCGGCCGGGCGGACGGCGGCCTGCACCGTCCGCGCGGTCAATGTCGGCCTGGTCGAGGTCGGCCGCAAGGATGTCCGGGTCGGCCCGTCCGAGAGCGGCCAGGTCCGCACCTCGGTGACTCTGCGCACAACAGAGCGCGCAGATGGTGGCGGAGTGAAAGCCTGTGTGCTCGACTGA
- the greA gene encoding transcription elongation factor GreA: MTDTSAVTWLTQEAYDRLSAELAHLSGPARLEIAKKIEEARQEGDLRENGGYHAAKEEQGKREARIRQLRQLLDTAQVGDAPTSADGSVTAGMVVTVDLAGDEMTFLLGHREVGGDTDLDVYSEKSPLGSAIIGRKIGETAAFTAPNGKQLEVKVLSAEPFAG; this comes from the coding sequence GTGACCGACACCAGCGCCGTGACCTGGTTGACCCAGGAGGCCTACGACCGGCTCAGTGCCGAGTTGGCGCACCTCAGCGGCCCTGCACGCCTCGAGATCGCCAAGAAGATCGAGGAGGCGCGCCAGGAAGGTGACCTGCGCGAGAACGGCGGCTACCACGCCGCCAAGGAGGAACAGGGCAAGCGCGAGGCGCGCATCCGTCAGCTGCGCCAACTGCTGGACACCGCCCAGGTCGGCGATGCCCCGACGTCCGCGGACGGCAGTGTCACGGCCGGCATGGTGGTCACCGTCGATCTGGCCGGCGACGAGATGACGTTCCTGCTGGGGCACCGCGAGGTGGGTGGCGACACCGACCTGGACGTCTACAGCGAGAAGAGCCCGCTGGGCAGCGCGATCATCGGCCGCAAGATCGGCGAGACCGCCGCCTTCACCGCCCCGAACGGCAAACAGCTCGAGGTCAAGGTGCTCTCGGCCGAGCCGTTCGCGGGCTGA
- a CDS encoding glutamate mutase L, translating into MLCVDVGSTYTKAVLVDVSASASTPGSGAPVLLATAATATTLTTDVLDGVAAVRRQVASSAGLDEHHLRGDRLLVCSSAGGGLRLAVVGYEALVTAEAGHRVALSAGGTVVHVHAGELDGAGLAALRASRPDVVLLVGGTDGGNADVLLHNASRIGVGRLPVPVVLAGNAEAAAAARSALRDRTVQVAPNVLPRIGELAPAGARAAIRELFLSHVIGGKGLSRKRLDGVRFARLVRAATPDAVLDGVGVLAEVLGDVLVVDVGGATTDVYSAITPREADAARREVVATMWQARTVEGDLGMRWGARGVLAAATAERLLDEVDSGALAALAEYAHRASTDPGLLPATAADQACEQQLAALAVRVAVRRHARPAVPGHSGRALHDVALVIGSGGVLRHGSPALRRAVLEPVTADHAGGWKVPRAARVTVDERYVVFAAGLLAHDHPDAARTLLAQAFG; encoded by the coding sequence GTGCTCTGTGTCGACGTCGGCTCGACGTACACCAAGGCGGTGTTGGTCGACGTGTCGGCCTCCGCATCGACCCCGGGGTCGGGTGCTCCGGTTCTGCTGGCCACCGCCGCCACGGCGACCACCCTGACGACCGACGTCCTGGACGGCGTTGCGGCCGTCCGCCGCCAGGTGGCCTCGAGTGCCGGCCTGGACGAGCACCACCTGCGGGGGGATCGGCTGCTCGTCTGTTCGAGCGCGGGGGGTGGGCTGCGGCTGGCGGTGGTCGGCTACGAGGCCCTGGTCACCGCCGAAGCGGGTCACCGAGTGGCGCTGTCCGCGGGGGGAACCGTGGTGCACGTGCACGCCGGCGAGTTGGACGGCGCCGGGTTGGCTGCGCTGCGAGCGTCCCGGCCCGACGTCGTCCTGCTGGTCGGTGGCACCGACGGCGGAAATGCGGACGTGTTGCTGCACAACGCCTCTCGGATCGGCGTCGGCCGGCTACCGGTTCCGGTGGTGCTCGCCGGCAACGCCGAGGCGGCGGCCGCGGCACGCAGCGCCCTGCGTGATCGGACGGTGCAGGTGGCGCCGAACGTGCTGCCGCGCATCGGGGAACTTGCCCCGGCCGGCGCCCGCGCGGCGATCCGGGAGCTGTTCCTGAGTCATGTGATCGGCGGAAAGGGCTTGTCCCGCAAGAGACTGGACGGCGTCCGGTTCGCTCGCCTGGTGCGGGCGGCCACCCCCGATGCGGTGCTCGACGGGGTCGGGGTGCTGGCCGAGGTGCTCGGTGACGTTCTCGTCGTGGACGTCGGCGGGGCCACCACCGATGTCTACTCGGCGATCACGCCACGCGAGGCGGATGCCGCGCGGCGTGAGGTGGTGGCCACGATGTGGCAGGCGCGCACCGTCGAGGGTGACCTGGGGATGCGCTGGGGCGCTCGTGGAGTCCTGGCTGCCGCCACGGCCGAACGACTGCTCGACGAGGTCGACTCCGGTGCGCTGGCGGCGCTGGCCGAGTATGCCCACCGGGCGAGCACCGACCCGGGCCTGCTGCCGGCGACGGCCGCCGACCAGGCGTGCGAACAGCAGCTGGCGGCGCTCGCCGTCCGGGTCGCGGTGCGCCGGCACGCCCGTCCGGCGGTACCGGGTCACTCCGGCCGGGCGCTGCACGATGTCGCGCTGGTGATCGGGAGCGGCGGGGTCCTGCGGCACGGTTCGCCGGCGCTGCGGCGCGCGGTCCTGGAGCCGGTGACCGCCGATCATGCCGGCGGGTGGAAGGTGCCCCGCGCAGCGCGGGTCACGGTCGACGAGCGGTACGTGGTGTTCGCTGCCGGACTGCTGGCACACGACCACCCGGACGCCGCGCGAACCCTCCTGGCGCAGGCCTTCGGCTGA
- a CDS encoding cystathionine gamma-synthase, with amino-acid sequence MTWTHRGFATRAIHVGSEPDPGTGAVVTPIYQVSTYKQDGVGGLRTHLGVGYEYSRSANPTRTALEDCIASLEAPGDGRLVRGLAFASGLAAEDTLIRATTTPGDHIVLGNDAYGGSYRLIARVAGPWGVQHTPVSLADPAAVAAAIRPGQTRLVWVETPTNPLLSIADIAALAQVAHAVGALLVVDNTFATPYLQNPLSLGADFVVHSTTKYAGGHSDVVGGALVVGEAQAPWMDGVGDVGAAVAERLAFHQNAMGAVAGPFDAWLVQRGLKTLAIRMERHCDNAERVVEFLTAHPRVRQVLYPGLAEHPGHDIAQKQMRRFGGMVSFRLGGEEDALSVCKRTEVFTLGESLGGVESLIEHPGRMTHASVAGSALEVPSDLVRLSVGLEDAEDLLADLDRALS; translated from the coding sequence CTGACCTGGACCCATCGCGGTTTCGCCACCCGAGCGATCCACGTCGGCAGCGAGCCGGATCCCGGCACCGGAGCGGTGGTCACCCCCATCTATCAAGTCAGCACCTACAAGCAGGACGGCGTCGGCGGCCTGCGGACCCACCTCGGGGTGGGGTACGAGTACAGCCGCAGTGCCAACCCCACCCGCACCGCGTTGGAGGACTGCATCGCCTCGCTCGAGGCACCCGGCGACGGCCGACTGGTGCGCGGCCTGGCGTTCGCCTCCGGCCTGGCGGCCGAGGACACCCTGATTCGGGCCACCACCACCCCGGGCGACCACATCGTGCTGGGTAACGATGCCTACGGCGGCAGTTACCGGCTGATCGCCCGGGTCGCCGGTCCCTGGGGGGTGCAGCACACCCCGGTGTCGCTGGCCGATCCGGCCGCCGTGGCCGCCGCGATCCGCCCGGGCCAGACCCGACTCGTCTGGGTGGAGACGCCCACCAACCCGCTGCTCTCGATCGCCGACATCGCAGCGCTGGCCCAGGTGGCCCACGCCGTCGGGGCGTTGCTCGTGGTGGACAACACCTTCGCCACCCCGTACCTCCAGAACCCCTTGTCGCTGGGTGCCGACTTCGTCGTGCACTCGACCACCAAGTACGCCGGTGGCCACAGCGACGTGGTCGGTGGCGCCCTGGTCGTCGGCGAGGCACAGGCCCCCTGGATGGACGGCGTGGGGGACGTCGGCGCGGCCGTGGCGGAACGACTCGCCTTCCACCAGAACGCGATGGGCGCGGTGGCGGGGCCCTTCGATGCCTGGTTGGTGCAGCGCGGCCTGAAGACCCTGGCGATCCGTATGGAACGGCACTGCGACAACGCCGAGCGAGTGGTCGAGTTCCTCACCGCCCACCCTCGGGTGCGGCAGGTGCTCTACCCGGGGCTGGCCGAGCACCCGGGGCACGACATCGCCCAGAAGCAGATGCGCCGGTTCGGCGGCATGGTGAGCTTCCGGCTCGGCGGCGAGGAGGACGCGTTGAGCGTGTGCAAGCGCACCGAGGTGTTCACCCTCGGGGAATCCCTGGGCGGCGTCGAGTCGCTCATCGAACATCCCGGTCGGATGACCCACGCCTCCGTCGCGGGCTCGGCGCTCGAGGTCCCATCGGACCTGGTGCGACTCTCGGTCGGGTTGGAGGACGCCGAGGATCTGCTCGCGGACCTCGACCGCGCCCTGTCCTGA